A region from the Prionailurus viverrinus isolate Anna chromosome E2, UM_Priviv_1.0, whole genome shotgun sequence genome encodes:
- the CYTH2 gene encoding cytohesin-2 isoform X4: MDPGVRTPKLPVTSPRMEAENQGLAPLPKPPDLTPEERMELENIRRRKQELLVEIQRLREELSEAMSEVEGLEANEGSKTLQRNRKMAMGRKKFNMDPKKGIQFLVENELLQNTPEEIARFLYKGEGLNKTAIGDYLGEREELNLAVLHAFVDLHEFTDLNLVQALRQFLWSFRLPGEAQKIDRMMEAFAQRYCLCNPGVFQSTDTCYVLSFAVIMLNTSLHNPNVRDKPGLERFVAMNRGINEGGDLPEELLRNLYDSIRNEPFKIPEDDGNDLTHTFFNPDREGWLLKLGGGRVKTWKRRWFILTDNCLYYFEYTTDKEPRGIIPLENLSIREVDDPRKPNCFELYIPNNKGQLIKACKTEADGRVVEGNHVVYRISAPTQEEKEEWIKSIQAAVSVDPFYEMLAARKKRISVKKKPEQP, encoded by the exons ATGGACCCAGGAGTCCGGACACCCAAGCTCCCAGTTACCTCGCCAAGAATGGAGGCAGAAAACCAAGGCCTCGCCCCCCTTCCAA AGCCCCCAGACCTGACTCCGGAGGAGCGGATGGAGCTGGAGAACATCCGGCGGCGGAAGCAGGAGCTGCTGGTGGAGATCCAGCGCCTTCGGGAGGAGCTCAGTGAAGCCATGAGCGAGGTGGAGGGTCTGGAGGCCAATGAGGGCAg TAAGACTTTGCAACGGAACCGGAAGATGGCAATGGGCAGGAAGAAGTTCAACATGGATCCCAAGAAG GGGATCCAGTTTTTGGTGGAGAACGAACTTCTGCAGAATACACCCGAGGAGATCGCCCGCTTCCTGTACAAGGGCGAGGGCCTGAACAAGACAGCCATCGGGGACTACCTGGGGGAGAG GGAAGAGCTGAACCTGGCAGTGCTCCATGCCTTCGTGGATCTGCACGAGTTTACTGACCTCAACCTGGTGCAGGCCCTCAG GCAGTTTCTCTGGAGCTTTCGCCTCCCCGGGGAGGCCCAGAAGATTGACCGGATGATGGAAGCGTTTGCCCAGCGATACTGCCTGTGCAACCCTGGGGTCTTCCAGTCCACAG ACACGTGCTACGTGCTGTCCTTCGCCGTGATCATGCTGAACACCAGCCTCCACAACCCCAACGTTCGGGACAAGCCAGGCCTGGAGCGCTTTGTGGCCATGAACCGGGGCATCAACGAGGGTGGGGACCTGCCTGAGGAGCTGCTCAGG AACCTCTACGACAGCATCCGAAACGAGCCCTTCAAGATTCCTGAGGATGATGGGAATGACCTGACCCACACCTTCTTCAACCCGGATCGGGAGGGCTGGCTCCTTAAGCTGG GCG GGGGCCGGGTGAAGACGTGGAAGCGGCGCTGGTTTATCCTCACAGACAACTGCCTCTACTATTTTGAGTACACTACG GACAAGGAACCCCGAGGTATCATCCCCCTGGAGAATCTGAGCATCCGCGAAGTGGATGACCCCCGGAAACCG AACTGCTTCGAGCTCTACATCCCCAACAACAAGGGGCAGCTCATCAAAGCCTGCAAAACGGAGGCCGACGGCCGAGTGGTGGAGGGCAACCACGTGGTGTACCGGATCTCGGCCCCGacgcaggaggagaaggaggagtggATCAAGTCCATCCA GGCCGCCGTGAGCGTGGACCCCTTCTACGAGATGCTGGCGGCGAGGAAGAAGCGGATTTCTGTCAAGAAGAAGCCAGAGCAGCCctga
- the CYTH2 gene encoding cytohesin-2 isoform X1, with product MEDGVYEPPDLTPEERMELENIRRRKQELLVEIQRLREELSEAMSEVEGLEANEGSKTLQRNRKMAMGRKKFNMDPKKGIQFLVENELLQNTPEEIARFLYKGEGLNKTAIGDYLGEREELNLAVLHAFVDLHEFTDLNLVQALRQFLWSFRLPGEAQKIDRMMEAFAQRYCLCNPGVFQSTDTCYVLSFAVIMLNTSLHNPNVRDKPGLERFVAMNRGINEGGDLPEELLRNLYDSIRNEPFKIPEDDGNDLTHTFFNPDREGWLLKLGGGRVKTWKRRWFILTDNCLYYFEYTTDKEPRGIIPLENLSIREVDDPRKPNCFELYIPNNKGQLIKACKTEADGRVVEGNHVVYRISAPTQEEKEEWIKSIQAAVSVDPFYEMLAARKKRISVKKKPEQP from the exons ATGGAGGACGGTGTCTATG AGCCCCCAGACCTGACTCCGGAGGAGCGGATGGAGCTGGAGAACATCCGGCGGCGGAAGCAGGAGCTGCTGGTGGAGATCCAGCGCCTTCGGGAGGAGCTCAGTGAAGCCATGAGCGAGGTGGAGGGTCTGGAGGCCAATGAGGGCAg TAAGACTTTGCAACGGAACCGGAAGATGGCAATGGGCAGGAAGAAGTTCAACATGGATCCCAAGAAG GGGATCCAGTTTTTGGTGGAGAACGAACTTCTGCAGAATACACCCGAGGAGATCGCCCGCTTCCTGTACAAGGGCGAGGGCCTGAACAAGACAGCCATCGGGGACTACCTGGGGGAGAG GGAAGAGCTGAACCTGGCAGTGCTCCATGCCTTCGTGGATCTGCACGAGTTTACTGACCTCAACCTGGTGCAGGCCCTCAG GCAGTTTCTCTGGAGCTTTCGCCTCCCCGGGGAGGCCCAGAAGATTGACCGGATGATGGAAGCGTTTGCCCAGCGATACTGCCTGTGCAACCCTGGGGTCTTCCAGTCCACAG ACACGTGCTACGTGCTGTCCTTCGCCGTGATCATGCTGAACACCAGCCTCCACAACCCCAACGTTCGGGACAAGCCAGGCCTGGAGCGCTTTGTGGCCATGAACCGGGGCATCAACGAGGGTGGGGACCTGCCTGAGGAGCTGCTCAGG AACCTCTACGACAGCATCCGAAACGAGCCCTTCAAGATTCCTGAGGATGATGGGAATGACCTGACCCACACCTTCTTCAACCCGGATCGGGAGGGCTGGCTCCTTAAGCTGG GCG GGGGCCGGGTGAAGACGTGGAAGCGGCGCTGGTTTATCCTCACAGACAACTGCCTCTACTATTTTGAGTACACTACG GACAAGGAACCCCGAGGTATCATCCCCCTGGAGAATCTGAGCATCCGCGAAGTGGATGACCCCCGGAAACCG AACTGCTTCGAGCTCTACATCCCCAACAACAAGGGGCAGCTCATCAAAGCCTGCAAAACGGAGGCCGACGGCCGAGTGGTGGAGGGCAACCACGTGGTGTACCGGATCTCGGCCCCGacgcaggaggagaaggaggagtggATCAAGTCCATCCA GGCCGCCGTGAGCGTGGACCCCTTCTACGAGATGCTGGCGGCGAGGAAGAAGCGGATTTCTGTCAAGAAGAAGCCAGAGCAGCCctga
- the CYTH2 gene encoding cytohesin-2 isoform X3 — protein sequence MAMGRKKFNMDPKKGIQFLVENELLQNTPEEIARFLYKGEGLNKTAIGDYLGEREELNLAVLHAFVDLHEFTDLNLVQALRQFLWSFRLPGEAQKIDRMMEAFAQRYCLCNPGVFQSTDTCYVLSFAVIMLNTSLHNPNVRDKPGLERFVAMNRGINEGGDLPEELLRNLYDSIRNEPFKIPEDDGNDLTHTFFNPDREGWLLKLGGGRVKTWKRRWFILTDNCLYYFEYTTDKEPRGIIPLENLSIREVDDPRKPNCFELYIPNNKGQLIKACKTEADGRVVEGNHVVYRISAPTQEEKEEWIKSIQAAVSVDPFYEMLAARKKRISVKKKPEQP from the exons ATGGCAATGGGCAGGAAGAAGTTCAACATGGATCCCAAGAAG GGGATCCAGTTTTTGGTGGAGAACGAACTTCTGCAGAATACACCCGAGGAGATCGCCCGCTTCCTGTACAAGGGCGAGGGCCTGAACAAGACAGCCATCGGGGACTACCTGGGGGAGAG GGAAGAGCTGAACCTGGCAGTGCTCCATGCCTTCGTGGATCTGCACGAGTTTACTGACCTCAACCTGGTGCAGGCCCTCAG GCAGTTTCTCTGGAGCTTTCGCCTCCCCGGGGAGGCCCAGAAGATTGACCGGATGATGGAAGCGTTTGCCCAGCGATACTGCCTGTGCAACCCTGGGGTCTTCCAGTCCACAG ACACGTGCTACGTGCTGTCCTTCGCCGTGATCATGCTGAACACCAGCCTCCACAACCCCAACGTTCGGGACAAGCCAGGCCTGGAGCGCTTTGTGGCCATGAACCGGGGCATCAACGAGGGTGGGGACCTGCCTGAGGAGCTGCTCAGG AACCTCTACGACAGCATCCGAAACGAGCCCTTCAAGATTCCTGAGGATGATGGGAATGACCTGACCCACACCTTCTTCAACCCGGATCGGGAGGGCTGGCTCCTTAAGCTGGG AGGGGGCCGGGTGAAGACGTGGAAGCGGCGCTGGTTTATCCTCACAGACAACTGCCTCTACTATTTTGAGTACACTACG GACAAGGAACCCCGAGGTATCATCCCCCTGGAGAATCTGAGCATCCGCGAAGTGGATGACCCCCGGAAACCG AACTGCTTCGAGCTCTACATCCCCAACAACAAGGGGCAGCTCATCAAAGCCTGCAAAACGGAGGCCGACGGCCGAGTGGTGGAGGGCAACCACGTGGTGTACCGGATCTCGGCCCCGacgcaggaggagaaggaggagtggATCAAGTCCATCCA GGCCGCCGTGAGCGTGGACCCCTTCTACGAGATGCTGGCGGCGAGGAAGAAGCGGATTTCTGTCAAGAAGAAGCCAGAGCAGCCctga
- the CYTH2 gene encoding cytohesin-2 isoform X2, protein MEDGVYEPPDLTPEERMELENIRRRKQELLVEIQRLREELSEAMSEVEGLEANEGSKTLQRNRKMAMGRKKFNMDPKKGIQFLVENELLQNTPEEIARFLYKGEGLNKTAIGDYLGEREELNLAVLHAFVDLHEFTDLNLVQALRQFLWSFRLPGEAQKIDRMMEAFAQRYCLCNPGVFQSTDTCYVLSFAVIMLNTSLHNPNVRDKPGLERFVAMNRGINEGGDLPEELLRNLYDSIRNEPFKIPEDDGNDLTHTFFNPDREGWLLKLGGRVKTWKRRWFILTDNCLYYFEYTTDKEPRGIIPLENLSIREVDDPRKPNCFELYIPNNKGQLIKACKTEADGRVVEGNHVVYRISAPTQEEKEEWIKSIQAAVSVDPFYEMLAARKKRISVKKKPEQP, encoded by the exons ATGGAGGACGGTGTCTATG AGCCCCCAGACCTGACTCCGGAGGAGCGGATGGAGCTGGAGAACATCCGGCGGCGGAAGCAGGAGCTGCTGGTGGAGATCCAGCGCCTTCGGGAGGAGCTCAGTGAAGCCATGAGCGAGGTGGAGGGTCTGGAGGCCAATGAGGGCAg TAAGACTTTGCAACGGAACCGGAAGATGGCAATGGGCAGGAAGAAGTTCAACATGGATCCCAAGAAG GGGATCCAGTTTTTGGTGGAGAACGAACTTCTGCAGAATACACCCGAGGAGATCGCCCGCTTCCTGTACAAGGGCGAGGGCCTGAACAAGACAGCCATCGGGGACTACCTGGGGGAGAG GGAAGAGCTGAACCTGGCAGTGCTCCATGCCTTCGTGGATCTGCACGAGTTTACTGACCTCAACCTGGTGCAGGCCCTCAG GCAGTTTCTCTGGAGCTTTCGCCTCCCCGGGGAGGCCCAGAAGATTGACCGGATGATGGAAGCGTTTGCCCAGCGATACTGCCTGTGCAACCCTGGGGTCTTCCAGTCCACAG ACACGTGCTACGTGCTGTCCTTCGCCGTGATCATGCTGAACACCAGCCTCCACAACCCCAACGTTCGGGACAAGCCAGGCCTGGAGCGCTTTGTGGCCATGAACCGGGGCATCAACGAGGGTGGGGACCTGCCTGAGGAGCTGCTCAGG AACCTCTACGACAGCATCCGAAACGAGCCCTTCAAGATTCCTGAGGATGATGGGAATGACCTGACCCACACCTTCTTCAACCCGGATCGGGAGGGCTGGCTCCTTAAGCTGG GGGGCCGGGTGAAGACGTGGAAGCGGCGCTGGTTTATCCTCACAGACAACTGCCTCTACTATTTTGAGTACACTACG GACAAGGAACCCCGAGGTATCATCCCCCTGGAGAATCTGAGCATCCGCGAAGTGGATGACCCCCGGAAACCG AACTGCTTCGAGCTCTACATCCCCAACAACAAGGGGCAGCTCATCAAAGCCTGCAAAACGGAGGCCGACGGCCGAGTGGTGGAGGGCAACCACGTGGTGTACCGGATCTCGGCCCCGacgcaggaggagaaggaggagtggATCAAGTCCATCCA GGCCGCCGTGAGCGTGGACCCCTTCTACGAGATGCTGGCGGCGAGGAAGAAGCGGATTTCTGTCAAGAAGAAGCCAGAGCAGCCctga